In Proteus vulgaris, one DNA window encodes the following:
- a CDS encoding potassium-transporting ATPase subunit F, producing MVIFGAVALVVLLTAYLIYVLFHAEAF from the coding sequence ATGGTGATATTCGGTGCTGTGGCATTAGTTGTTTTGCTCACTGCTTATCTTATTTATGTGTTATTTCACGCAGAGGCATTTTAA
- a CDS encoding ankyrin repeat domain-containing protein: protein MNTRYLKAKWLLYFLSLLTISSIFMVKAMANSDKAYLVTLAQEGNLSELKRQIEQGANIEQRDLKLRTPLMAATHANQIEVAKYLIEHGADVNARDAIHDSPYLYSGARGLQEILELTLSHGASLKSVNRYGGTALIPASERGHVKTVKTLIDAGVDVDHINRLGWTALIEAIILGDGSQKYEEIVTLLIEGGANVNLADGSGHTPLTLAKDKGYTNIVNILEQAGAK, encoded by the coding sequence ATGAATACTCGCTATCTAAAGGCCAAATGGCTTTTATACTTCTTAAGCTTATTAACAATTTCATCTATATTCATGGTCAAAGCGATGGCAAATTCTGATAAGGCATACCTAGTTACACTGGCACAAGAGGGGAATTTATCTGAATTAAAACGTCAGATAGAACAAGGTGCCAATATTGAACAACGTGATTTAAAATTACGCACACCGCTAATGGCGGCTACGCATGCCAACCAAATTGAGGTTGCAAAATATCTGATTGAGCATGGTGCAGATGTTAATGCCCGTGATGCTATTCATGATTCACCTTATCTTTATTCGGGCGCTAGAGGTTTACAGGAGATCTTAGAATTAACGTTATCGCATGGCGCCTCACTTAAAAGCGTTAATCGTTATGGTGGAACAGCATTAATTCCTGCTTCAGAGCGGGGGCATGTAAAAACAGTAAAAACATTGATTGATGCTGGTGTGGATGTTGATCATATTAACCGTTTAGGTTGGACTGCTTTAATTGAAGCTATTATTTTAGGTGATGGTAGCCAAAAATATGAAGAGATTGTGACTTTACTTATTGAAGGTGGAGCTAACGTTAACCTCGCCGATGGCTCTGGCCACACACCATTAACCTTAGCTAAAGATAAAGGCTATACAAACATCGTTAATATACTTGAACAAGCGGGGGCGAAATAA
- the dmsA gene encoding dimethylsulfoxide reductase subunit A: MKNIKEMALLSTPLSRRRFVKTGAAGGLAITAGGLSLPFNQAIAKETKPTTNSEKVVWSACTVNCGSRCPLRMHVVDGEIKYVETDNTGNDVYEELHQVRACLRGRSMRRRVYNPDRLRYPMKRVGKRGEGKFERISWDEAFDTISDTMKRLIKDYGNESIYLNYGTGTLGGTMTKSWPPGATLIARLMNCCGGYLNHYGDYSTAQIAAGLNYTYGGWADGNSPSDIENTKLVVMFGNNPGETRMSGGGVTYYVEQAREKSDARMIIIDPRYTDTGAGREDEWIPIRPGTDAALVNALAYVMIKEDLIDKPFLDKYCVGYDETTLPEGAPKNGHYKAYILGDGADGQPKTPEWAAQITGIPASRIVKLAREIATAKPAYITQGWGPQRRSNGELASRAIAMLSILTGNVGINGGNTGAREGSYSIPFVRMPTFTNPVTTSISMFMWTDAILRGPEMTATRDGVRGKDKLDVPIKMVWNYAGNCLVNQHSEINRTHDILQDDKKCEMIVVIDNHMTASAKYADILLPDCTASEQMDFCMDASAGNMAYVIFADQAIKPRFESRNIYEMTSEIAKRMGVGEKFTENRTQEEWLRHLYEQSRQNLPELPTFEEFRAQGIFKKRDPEGHHVAYRKFREDPENNPLTTPSGKIEIYSSQLADIKATWELASDDVIDPLPIYSAGFESYGDPAMEKYPLQMTGFHYKSRTHSTYGNVDVLKAACPQEIWINPVDASKRGIKHGDLVRIYNDRGEVRINAKVTPRILPGVVGLSEGAWYNPDSNRIDHAGSINVLTTQRPSPLAKGNPSHSNLVEVVKA, translated from the coding sequence ATGAAAAACATCAAAGAGATGGCGTTACTTTCCACTCCCTTATCTCGCCGTCGTTTTGTAAAAACAGGTGCAGCGGGTGGTTTAGCAATAACTGCAGGGGGATTATCTCTCCCCTTTAATCAAGCTATCGCCAAAGAGACAAAACCGACAACAAATAGCGAAAAAGTAGTGTGGAGTGCCTGTACAGTAAACTGTGGTAGTCGGTGCCCATTACGTATGCATGTTGTTGATGGTGAAATTAAATATGTAGAAACTGACAACACAGGTAATGATGTCTACGAAGAATTACACCAAGTTCGTGCCTGTTTACGTGGTCGCTCAATGCGTCGTCGTGTTTACAACCCTGACCGTTTGCGCTATCCAATGAAACGTGTGGGTAAACGTGGTGAAGGCAAATTTGAACGTATTTCATGGGATGAAGCCTTTGATACGATTTCAGATACCATGAAACGTTTGATTAAAGATTATGGTAATGAATCTATTTATTTGAACTACGGCACAGGTACTTTAGGTGGCACGATGACGAAATCATGGCCACCGGGTGCAACATTGATTGCTCGTTTAATGAATTGTTGTGGTGGTTATCTCAATCACTACGGTGATTACAGTACGGCACAAATTGCGGCTGGCTTAAACTACACCTATGGTGGTTGGGCGGATGGTAATAGCCCTTCAGATATCGAAAATACAAAACTTGTTGTGATGTTTGGTAATAACCCTGGTGAAACACGGATGAGTGGTGGTGGTGTCACTTATTACGTTGAGCAAGCCCGTGAGAAATCTGATGCTCGAATGATTATTATCGATCCACGCTATACCGATACAGGTGCAGGCCGTGAAGATGAGTGGATACCTATTCGTCCAGGAACTGATGCCGCATTAGTCAATGCATTAGCATATGTCATGATCAAAGAAGACTTAATTGATAAGCCTTTCCTTGATAAATATTGTGTAGGTTATGATGAAACCACCCTGCCAGAAGGTGCGCCAAAAAATGGTCACTATAAGGCCTATATTTTAGGTGATGGCGCAGACGGTCAGCCTAAAACGCCAGAATGGGCAGCACAAATTACAGGTATTCCCGCTTCACGAATTGTGAAATTAGCACGGGAAATTGCGACGGCAAAACCGGCGTATATCACTCAAGGTTGGGGACCTCAACGTCGCTCTAATGGTGAATTAGCCTCTCGTGCGATTGCAATGCTCTCTATTTTAACCGGTAATGTGGGAATTAACGGCGGCAATACTGGTGCTCGCGAAGGCTCTTACAGCATTCCTTTTGTTCGTATGCCTACGTTCACTAACCCTGTAACCACCAGCATTTCCATGTTTATGTGGACGGATGCAATCTTACGTGGTCCAGAAATGACGGCAACACGTGATGGTGTTCGTGGTAAAGACAAATTGGATGTGCCTATTAAAATGGTTTGGAACTACGCAGGTAACTGTTTAGTTAACCAACATTCTGAAATCAATCGTACTCACGACATTTTGCAAGACGATAAAAAATGCGAAATGATTGTGGTGATCGATAACCATATGACAGCATCCGCTAAATATGCCGATATTCTACTTCCTGATTGCACTGCATCAGAACAGATGGATTTCTGTATGGATGCATCTGCGGGTAATATGGCGTATGTAATTTTTGCAGATCAAGCAATTAAACCTCGCTTTGAAAGCCGTAATATCTATGAAATGACCAGCGAAATTGCAAAACGCATGGGTGTGGGTGAAAAATTCACTGAGAACCGAACTCAAGAAGAATGGTTACGTCACCTTTACGAGCAATCTCGCCAAAACTTACCTGAACTTCCAACTTTTGAAGAGTTCCGTGCTCAAGGGATCTTCAAAAAACGCGATCCTGAGGGTCATCATGTTGCTTATCGCAAATTCCGTGAAGATCCTGAAAATAACCCATTAACGACACCATCAGGAAAAATTGAGATTTATTCTTCTCAACTTGCTGACATTAAAGCGACATGGGAGCTTGCATCTGACGATGTTATTGATCCACTGCCGATTTATTCTGCTGGTTTTGAAAGCTATGGTGATCCGGCAATGGAAAAATATCCATTACAAATGACGGGTTTCCATTATAAATCACGTACTCACTCAACTTATGGCAACGTAGATGTTTTAAAAGCCGCATGCCCACAAGAAATATGGATAAACCCTGTTGATGCATCAAAACGAGGCATTAAACACGGTGATTTAGTGCGTATTTATAACGATCGTGGTGAAGTTAGGATCAACGCAAAAGTGACACCTCGTATTTTACCTGGTGTAGTCGGTTTAAGTGAAGGTGCTTGGTATAACCCAGATAGTAACCGCATTGATCACGCAGGTAGCATTAACGTGTTAACGACACAACGCCCTTCGCCGCTTGCCAAGGGTAATCCTTCTCACAGTAATCTTGTTGAAGTCGTCAAGGCGTAA
- a CDS encoding DMSO/selenate family reductase complex B subunit: MSTQYGFYIDSSRCTGCKTCELACKDFKNLSPEVNFRRIYEYAGGDWTEQDGVYTQNVFAYYLSISCNHCDDPACAKVCPSGAMHKREDGFVVVNEDICIGCRYCHMACPYGAPQFDEVKGHMTKCDGCYERVAEGKKPICVESCPLRALDMAPIEELRAKYGDLAEIAPLPSAKYTKPNIVLKLNANSRPVGDTTGHLANPEEV, from the coding sequence ATGTCAACGCAATATGGTTTTTACATTGATTCAAGTCGTTGCACCGGCTGCAAAACCTGTGAACTGGCGTGCAAGGATTTTAAAAATTTATCCCCTGAAGTCAATTTCCGCCGTATCTATGAATATGCAGGTGGCGATTGGACAGAACAAGATGGCGTTTATACACAAAATGTTTTTGCCTATTACTTATCTATTTCATGTAACCACTGTGACGATCCTGCTTGTGCAAAAGTTTGCCCAAGCGGTGCAATGCATAAACGTGAAGATGGCTTTGTTGTTGTTAATGAAGATATTTGTATCGGTTGTCGCTATTGCCATATGGCATGCCCTTATGGTGCACCGCAATTTGATGAAGTCAAAGGTCATATGACCAAGTGTGACGGTTGCTATGAGCGTGTAGCTGAAGGCAAAAAACCAATTTGTGTTGAGTCTTGTCCACTACGCGCATTAGATATGGCACCTATTGAAGAATTACGCGCAAAATACGGTGATTTAGCTGAAATCGCCCCACTTCCTTCAGCAAAATACACCAAGCCAAATATTGTCCTTAAATTAAATGCCAATAGCCGTCCTGTGGGTGATACCACCGGTCATCTGGCAAACCCAGAGGAGGTGTAA
- the dmsD gene encoding Tat proofreading chaperone DmsD, whose product MEQQLITDISLTARILGAAFYYSPTEKSDIVELLSSQKWIEEWPYGNEKEKQRIASLLSQTSLNEETLAQAYQRLFVGPYALPAPPWGSVYLDHENVLFGNSTLDLREWMLENGIDIALTQNEPEDHFGLMVMMVAWIAETRPEKLNELLAEHLLPWAYRYLEKLSLQGAFPYYEGLAMLATLTLKSWQSQLNVIPAEKQLFC is encoded by the coding sequence ATGGAACAACAACTTATTACTGATATTTCTCTTACTGCCCGTATTTTAGGTGCGGCGTTTTATTATTCACCCACTGAAAAAAGTGACATTGTCGAACTGCTGTCGAGTCAAAAGTGGATTGAAGAATGGCCGTATGGCAACGAGAAAGAAAAGCAACGTATTGCAAGTCTACTTTCACAAACCTCATTAAATGAAGAAACGTTAGCACAAGCTTATCAGCGTTTATTTGTCGGCCCTTACGCACTTCCAGCACCGCCTTGGGGCTCGGTCTATCTTGATCATGAAAATGTATTATTTGGTAATTCAACTTTAGATTTACGTGAATGGATGCTAGAAAATGGCATTGATATTGCGTTAACCCAAAATGAACCTGAAGATCACTTTGGATTAATGGTAATGATGGTGGCATGGATTGCAGAAACTCGCCCTGAAAAGCTCAATGAGCTATTAGCAGAACACCTTCTACCATGGGCTTATCGTTATTTAGAGAAGTTATCTTTGCAAGGGGCATTCCCTTATTACGAAGGTTTAGCCATGTTGGCGACATTAACGCTCAAAAGTTGGCAATCGCAGTTAAATGTGATCCCTGCTGAAAAACAATTGTTTTGTTGA
- a CDS encoding DmsC/YnfH family molybdoenzyme membrane anchor subunit, translated as MVGLHEWPLMFFTVIGQSVAGAFIIMGCAILSGKLSPEMNRKVHYSMFGLWALMGIGFLLSMMHMGTPLRAFNSLLRLGHSSLSNEIASGSIFFALGGIYWLLAVLNKMPAALGKLWVALVIVLAALFITAISRVYQIDTIPTWYNSYTTFNFVLTAFIGGPILAALLLRIAGFNLNCASTLPLLSVIAIIVSAIVATSQGFELGSIQTSVQKAVDLVPNYGALMGIKLVALVLGLSCWIAPLLRKNNPSVALLALGFILVFAGEFIGRGVFYGLHMTVGMAVVG; from the coding sequence ATGGTGGGATTGCATGAATGGCCACTGATGTTCTTTACTGTTATCGGTCAAAGTGTTGCTGGCGCTTTTATTATCATGGGATGCGCTATTCTTTCGGGTAAGCTTTCTCCTGAAATGAACAGAAAAGTACATTACAGCATGTTTGGTCTTTGGGCATTAATGGGAATTGGTTTCTTATTATCTATGATGCATATGGGAACCCCATTACGCGCATTTAACTCATTACTTCGTCTGGGTCACTCATCATTAAGTAATGAAATTGCCAGTGGTTCAATTTTCTTTGCCCTAGGGGGGATTTATTGGCTATTGGCTGTACTTAATAAAATGCCGGCTGCATTAGGCAAATTATGGGTCGCACTAGTTATAGTATTAGCCGCATTATTTATTACGGCAATATCTCGCGTATACCAAATTGATACCATTCCAACATGGTATAACAGCTACACCACATTTAATTTTGTGCTAACTGCCTTTATCGGTGGCCCTATTTTAGCAGCACTTTTACTGCGTATTGCGGGTTTTAACCTCAATTGCGCCAGTACATTGCCATTATTAAGTGTTATCGCAATTATTGTGAGTGCTATTGTGGCAACATCACAAGGCTTTGAATTAGGCTCTATTCAAACCTCTGTACAAAAAGCGGTAGATTTAGTCCCTAACTATGGTGCTTTGATGGGAATTAAATTAGTGGCTTTAGTTTTAGGCTTAAGCTGCTGGATTGCACCACTTCTACGTAAAAATAACCCTTCTGTTGCTTTATTAGCATTGGGCTTTATTTTAGTGTTTGCCGGTGAATTTATCGGGCGTGGTGTGTTCTATGGTTTACATATGACTGTCGGTATGGCGGTAGTTGGTTAA
- a CDS encoding nucleoside deaminase has protein sequence MSDNQFIQQAISLAIDNVKVGGRPFGAVIVNNGQVIASAVNQIITTNDPTAHAELLALREAGKVLGRTKLDDCIVYASGQPCPMCLAAMRMAGISKIFYAYSNEDAEPYGLSTASIAKALRKVPEQQEGLQFVQLKTEGEIQPKLYQYWSQQP, from the coding sequence ATGTCAGATAATCAGTTTATACAACAAGCTATATCGCTTGCCATAGATAATGTGAAAGTAGGGGGAAGGCCTTTTGGCGCGGTCATTGTGAATAATGGTCAAGTGATTGCAAGTGCTGTTAATCAAATAATAACGACAAATGATCCCACTGCCCACGCTGAATTATTAGCATTACGGGAAGCCGGAAAAGTATTAGGGCGAACAAAATTAGATGATTGTATAGTTTATGCCAGTGGACAACCTTGTCCAATGTGCCTTGCCGCAATGCGTATGGCGGGGATCTCTAAAATTTTTTATGCCTATTCTAATGAGGATGCAGAGCCTTACGGACTATCGACAGCCAGTATTGCTAAAGCATTAAGAAAGGTACCAGAGCAACAAGAAGGCCTCCAATTTGTACAGCTAAAAACGGAGGGGGAAATACAACCCAAGCTTTACCAGTATTGGTCACAGCAACCTTAG